In the genome of Paenibacillus pabuli, one region contains:
- a CDS encoding HNH endonuclease, giving the protein MQLVPFGIHNITKHNGGRTKGHWADAPRH; this is encoded by the coding sequence ATGCAACTTGTACCTTTTGGTATTCATAATATTACAAAGCATAATGGAGGAAGAACAAAGGGACACTGGGCAGACGCCCCAAGACATTAA